Sequence from the Microplitis demolitor isolate Queensland-Clemson2020A chromosome 2, iyMicDemo2.1a, whole genome shotgun sequence genome:
TTAGTACCAATTTACGCCAACCAAATCAAACTAAAGTCACGTTATCTCAgatttgacttaaatttaagttgaaTTCAAGTCATTTCAGTCAAATACAAGTCAACGACACTTTAATGTGACCCAGTTGACTTAAATTCCCATTAGAGTCAAATCCAAGGCAACGTGATTACAATTTGACTGAGTTGACTTAcattttcaagtcaaattcaAGTCAACGATACTTCAATTTGACTCAGTTGATTTAAATGACGTAAAGTTAAGTTAAATTCAAGTCAAACTTGACTGAGTTGACTTAAGATCAAATCATTTGAGTTAAATTCAagtcaacaaaaatttaatttgactcAGTTGACTTAAATGACTTAAAGAtaagttaaattcaaataaaacttgactttaatttgactcaaatttaagttaaattcaAGTCATTTAAGTCAAGTACAAGTGAACGTCACTTTAATTTGACTCAGTTGACTTAAATTTGTCATTGGAATCAAATCTAAGACAACGTGACTATAATTTGACTCagttaatttacatttttaagtCAAATCCAAGTCAAACGACTTGAATTTGTCTGAGTTGACTTACATGTAACTCATTTGTTAAATTCAAGTCAACATGACTTTAATTTGACTTAAGTCCTTAAGTTAAAAAAGCcacattagttaaaaaaaagtaagtgtAGCAAAAATCACGTTTACTGAGTCAAAtgtgagtcaaaaaaaatcaaaatcaagttatttttttgacccgggttgttgataaaaatcaattgacgACCAATAATTGTCGGGGAGATCAATTTTTAAGGGTCACTTGTCGTGGTATAAAATTGTTGGGACCAATTGACTATACaccataattttaaattaattattagatcaattaataacaattaactaGATTTATTTGGATTACTGCCGAATTAGCTAttcaaaataactattttatttataaataaacttgtctaattatttaaatagttatcaatattaaatatatataacatatattcgTATACAATAATAATGCAACACCCGGCCATTAATTTACCTTTCAATTAAaggcaattatttattttagtgtaaaaatattttatatattttttttatatatttatatttagtattatactttattaaaatagaaaataattttaaaaaatactgatcCGTTTCctagattcaaaaaaaaatttcgattataatcaatgttcaaaataataattaaataatttataatttagagataaatttcacatgaaattatttcagcgttttaaaaataaagactaacattagataataattaaaataattaacgtgATGCAGTGCGCGTTCTAATTTTATCCTTGAGATAATTAACAACTTGGGTTTGCGAGTGTCTAATGGCAAGTTGAAGAGGGGTAATACCCTCCTGATTAACAAGTAGAGGATCAGCACCGGCTCCAACTAATTGTCTCGTGACGGTCATATGTCCAGCCAAGGCTGCTGCGTGCAATGCACTTTCCCCATTCTAAAAGTAAAGCTCATttacaaacaataattaattataacgcGCCAATGGATTCTCTTCCGGTCTACTGACTTTTGAAACTTCAATAAgtgcatatttatttaaaacttttcctttgtatatttaaatataaatatttatggtaaataaatataaagtaaattagGGGTTCTATTAAAACTTACTGGAAGAATATCAAGAGATGGTCGATATTTTAGTAATTCGCCAATCACTGCAGTGTGACCTTTGTGAGCGGCTTTGAAGAGCGGAGTAGCACCGTCctgagtaaatataaatataaatgtaaaaataaaaatgaggtGTCATTGACTTGATGAATTACgaaggaataataataatgataaaataagtgGTAGTGGCTTACATGTCTGGTAGCATCGACCTTGACTCCGGCCTTCAAGAGTCTTCTGACCACATGATCATGCCCCATTTGAGCGGCTATCCAGAGTGGAGTTGCGCCATCAGTTCTCGCTGCATCTGTTTTAGCTCcttgtgataataaaatttctagtaTTCGAATATGACCATTTTGTGCGGCTATAAATAATGCTGTGGCACCATccttagtaaaataataatagttatttatttatttatttacttattaggGGTGTGCGAATAGTTCTAACTTAcgaaataattcgaaaattaggaatttaaaaactttcttCTGAACGACTGAAAACTGTaatagttttttgaataattcaaatttttgtcagaGGTAAATAAAACTTAGACACGTAtctacgaaaaaataatttttggttactttaaaaattaagctctcattaaataaaaatttaatatttgaaagctgaccaaaattttttaaattcgaaacaagtgatttgaaaagttataaataatttcaaaattcgaataattcgaaaacttccgaatgattccggaattcgaattattttattcaaaataagaaTCGAATAGTATATTAGATTAGATTTAATTCGAACCCGATTCACACaccactatttttatttataatttgagtATTTAATTACCTTCATATGAGCATTTACATTAGCACCcttttcaattaattctaCTACGACTTCCAAATGACCACATTGACAAGCAACAAAAAGTGGTGTCCCACCAtcctgaataattaaaaaataattattttaattaaatgaagatAGTactttaggaaaaaaatttttaatttacgcaGATCTAGTTAcgagttcaaaaattaatacacgACATTTGCATGacttatgacaaaaaaaatatcaacttgGAAACAAATCATTTAGACCCTACGGAAATTTAAAACCGGAATTATAAAtagatctatttttttctttagtttaaaaattttgaaaattttgaatttttattctaaattagAATTCGGATCGATGTTTTCGTTTCGATtgtcgattattttaaatcgatcGTAGGCCTttcgattaattgaaaaaatcgattcttttttttgaaaacgatttttaaacatctattttttgtaaaattaatttaaaaaaaatttgttttttaaagtcattaaCTCAAACATTATAAAAACTGTTTGACTAATACAGGCaaacaaattataaacaaCTTAAGCGAAATGGTTAAAGTTAgatatctatttataattttatagatcaaaattttacgctatttgaaaaattaaaaaataatcgattttaacaattgatttttattcaaacgatTCTACAACTTTAAAGTTGCGatgaaataatcgatttttcacaaaaaagaaattattaattaaatacaatactccatttattgagaaaatattttttttctgaactgttttttactgaaaagtttaaataaaaaattattaaacataaacaaagtattttatttgttattattttaaatataaatgaccatatgaaaatttcatacttcgaaatataaacttttatttatacgcggtgatatttaactttaaaataaaatttcaaaatcgatttttcaaaataaattgttaaatggTCTATTATGCAACTTTAAAGATGTGAGAAAATAATCGACTgtcaaataaagtaaatattaataattttgaatttgtgatTTTGGACCCATATTCGTTTATtgattttgaacaaaaaattataaaataaattctacaCAATCGATTGTTAAGCTATCGATTCTGCAACTATAAActtgagagagaaaaaaatcgttttttttttttttaaatcgattatgTCAATAATCGATTGTTCAGAAACGATTCATTACCACAACCGATTGTCTTCAGTCGATTCTATTCAATCGTAAACAATCGAATAGTTGCTTCGATTTCGGCAACACTACCTTGTATTAAAAGGAATTTTGAATCTATGAATCTACTGAGATAAATGTAGATCTATGATGATCTAATTAGATCTTGTTAAATCTGAATTCTTTTTTCTCAggaattcataaaaaaatttttttaagaacattaataaatccaaaattattattattttttaataataataaaaataataatttgatttttataacattaaatttaataatataaatatttttttataagatctttattattttatttatcgaaaactgataattttactatacggacataaattttttaaaaaaacgcgctcaaataatttaaattcaaaatttcaaattttcaagttaaaaatacgaaaaaCAAAATCCTAATGTCCTCtgacacaaaataatttataataaaaaaaatttacaacacatattgtaaatttaatcgCAATTCTTATCGAAATTTgtcataaatcataaataagattttaaagcacatttatgataaaaaaaaaaaaggattttttgttatatagtctttcaaagtaaaaattgaaaattaaaaaaaaatatataataacaataaataataataaatcttacAATACTGCAAGAGTCTATGATGGCACCATGCTCAATGAGAAGTGTAACAATGTCTACAAAACCGCCTTGAGCTGCGAAAAATAGAGAAGTTGTTCCAGTCTGTAAAGTAACGATGATTAATTACCtacatgaaatatatataatatatgtatgaagtatatacatgtatatgtttGTATGTATGAATAATCGAGTTCTGGTGTCTGTTATTTTAGTTGAGTGCTGAAGTGTTAAATTGAGGCGTTGATATTTTCACGTGCTTGtattgatatgaaaaaaatatgagagccattcattcatttttagtctataattatttctgtCTGTTTTTTTATGgcatttaattacaaatatgcATTAACAAAACTGTTggcatgttaaaaaaaatttaattataaattacctaacagtaaatcaaaataaaaatttatatttgcaagatatgtaatgaaattttaattatttatttaatgagatGGAAGTtattaacttttgttttattaatgatgagttgaaaaataaaatttaatttatcaagaaaattaacttggtactttttttttattgtatggaatataaaagattttttttacaggaaaAAAGATTGGgtgtaaatagtaaatataagaTTTATCTAATACATGTATGACATATATTTGACaagttgaaataatatttgtacAGCTAAAAAGAGTTATAGTTAGAGAGAATGTTTTTTGTTACATTGTATGAAAACGTCTGGGGTTTTTTAACTTGACCTCGGAGTCTTGAAATATCTGTAgtagtttattttcaaaaacatgACAACTATTAACAGGAAAAAAAAcgagtattttaataattactgtcattattactttttattcttagagagattacatttatttatttaataattgtggTTTTTAAACCTGTTATGAGTATTTGAATTagagatttatattttatttataaccacATATATTTTACTCGTATTTCAAACCACTGAAATTCTAGAACAGTTGATTTGAAatcgaattataaaaaatgtactttctattattaaaaaaaaattttaaagaatatttgaatcgcgcttttggtttttttttttattttatttagttttttttttatacttaaaaattttatttttactattgttgaGAAATAACCGTAagagatttttatttcatatacgaaaaaaaatgatgctcaaaattttaa
This genomic interval carries:
- the LOC103568445 gene encoding ankyrin repeat domain-containing protein 29 isoform X2 translates to MSMKDGTTPLILAAAGGHIESVTELLQQGADPNAKRLTGTTSLFFAAQGGFVDIVTLLIEHGAIIDSCSIDGGTPLFVACQCGHLEVVVELIEKGANVNAHMKDGATALFIAAQNGHIRILEILLSQGAKTDAARTDGATPLWIAAQMGHDHVVRRLLKAGVKVDATRHDGATPLFKAAHKGHTAVIGELLKYRPSLDILPNGESALHAAALAGHMTVTRQLVGAGADPLLVNQEGITPLQLAIRHSQTQVVNYLKDKIRTRTASR
- the LOC103568445 gene encoding ankyrin repeat domain-containing protein 29 isoform X1, yielding MSMKKESPWDVELHLSAARGDAKRLQVLLDSGRVHVDCKDKDGTTPLILAAAGGHIESVTELLQQGADPNAKRLTGTTSLFFAAQGGFVDIVTLLIEHGAIIDSCSIDGGTPLFVACQCGHLEVVVELIEKGANVNAHMKDGATALFIAAQNGHIRILEILLSQGAKTDAARTDGATPLWIAAQMGHDHVVRRLLKAGVKVDATRHDGATPLFKAAHKGHTAVIGELLKYRPSLDILPNGESALHAAALAGHMTVTRQLVGAGADPLLVNQEGITPLQLAIRHSQTQVVNYLKDKIRTRTASR